In a single window of the Elaeis guineensis isolate ETL-2024a chromosome 8, EG11, whole genome shotgun sequence genome:
- the LOC105049958 gene encoding sister chromatid cohesion protein PDS5 homolog A isoform X3: MAQKLQQQLRDVGSKLESPPASKDALVKLLKQAANCLSEIDQSPLPSMLDSMRPCLNAIAKQELLKHQDREVKVLVATCICEITRITAPEAPYSDDVLRDIFHLIVSTFSGLGDINSSSFGRRVVILETLARYRSCVVMLDLECNDLIYEMFSTFFSVVSDDHPQNVFTSMQTIMVLILDESEDIQDNLLSIILSALGRKRNDSSMAARKLAMNVIEHCAGKLEPCIMQFLVSSLSGDNSYLNKSLDHHEVIYDIYQCAPQILTGITPYITGELLTDKLDVRLKAVQLLGDLFALPGVSISECFQPLFSEFLKRLTDRVVEVRISVIEHLKHCLISNPSRPEAPQIIKALSDRLLDYDENVRKQVVSAVYDVACHALKVIPAEIARLVAERLRDKSLSVKRYTMERLADLYKLNCVKSPESLIDIEDFEWIPGKILRCLYDKDFRSETIELILCGSLFPSEFSIKDKVKHWITIFSRFDKVEVKALEQVLLQKHRLQQEMQKYLSLRQAHQEDAPDLQKRISGSFRIMSRLFSDPAKAEESFLTLNQLKDVNIWKILMSLLDPSTSFCQAWSYRDELLKILGERHPLYDFMGMLSIKCSYLLFNKEYVKEILSEAAAQQSVGNTKLMSSCMNLLTVISSFSPLLLAGCEEDLVRLLKEDNEIIKEGISHVLARAGGIIREQLALTSSSVELLLERLCLEGTRKQAKYSVQALAAITKDDGLKSLSVLYKRLVDMLEEKTHLPAILQSLGCIAQTALPVFETREDEIVGFIRSKILESSNKDDGASTQKTECSERSELCLLKIFGIKTLVKSYLPAKDAHLRPGIEKLVEILKNILLFGDISNNIESSAADKVHLKLASAKAVLRLSRHWDHKIPIDVFYMTLRMPQDIHPQSRKLFLNKVHQYIKERLLDAKYACSFLLNINDYHTPEYEECKQNLLEVVQVCQQLKVRQLSMQCEMNMLVAYPEYILAYLVHALAHHPSCPNIEECMDVQAFEPTYWRLHLFLSTLLHGDEGRQSGGVSNWKKESFTAIVSILHSIKSSEDVVDEAKSKTSHAICDLGLTIAKRLVQDQTDISVISAVPLPHTLYKFVEKNKDVISVDADEQSWLGGESAMAHFEALKIENKEMIDSGAAKDDMALERSDKDGDEVPLGEMMKILKSQGPKKKKTIKKNSSPFDIKKMEHEVDVLGVVREINLDNLERAQNVETGTKDPEYFGSGQTSKINNNEKLTVSGKRKRDKTTIEVVVPTPKRKRSISVQRSHSAKGQKGSRGIPSSQSIEMDEKTHISLGQKLFTDKGLTESTDSDLLASCLPMVKSSSSRNGKKDADGLLAEKLVSNDQKKSSSPVDSDKKSSQPLLGSIKKRKVRSIAGLGKCSSHSDELSDSELVGSRIKVWWPLDKQFYEGVVQSYDPGKKKHVILYDDGDVEVLHLAKEKWEVISNGCMPKKRPKSKHASPHEELSPEKTGDKSNQADSKQKKNSMKKSSSSKIKRKSTPRKRKVNNRKRVSESNVNADMSDMDSRGDSDLSSVRPPSGSDVDDANSDRLEGKEEHAMLEVGKKTEGSFKEDSEEPVEEDKQDYSGLDGTGDSDDEPLSAWKQGAGKAT, encoded by the exons ATGGCGCAGAAGCTGCAGCAGCAGCTGAGGGACGTGGGGTCGAAGCTCGAGAGCCCTCCCGCTTCCAAAGATGCTCTGGTTAAGCTCTTAAAG CAAGCTGCAAACTGCCTCTCCGAGATAGATCAGTCACCGTTGCCGTCAATGTTGGATTCAATGCGGCCTTGCCTTAATGCAATTGCCAAACAAGAATTGCTGAAACATCAAGATAGGGAAGTCAAAGTTCTGGTAGCAACCTGCATTTGTGAAATCACCAGAATAACTGCACCAGAAGCTCCTTACAGTGATGATGTTCTAAGG GACATATTTCATTTGATTGTTAGTACTTTTAGTGGATTAGGTGATATTAACAGTTCATCATTTGGAAGGAGAGTTGTTATCTTAGAGACACTCGCAAGATACAGGTCATGTGTTGTGATGTTGGATCTTGAATGTAATGATCTCATATATGAAATGTTCAGTACATTTTTCTCTGTTGTCAG TGATGATCATCCACAAAATGTTTTTACATCAATGCAAACAATCATGGTCCTTATTCTGGATGAGAGTGAGGATATACAGGATAATTTGTTAAGTATCATCCTCTCTGCTTTGGGTCGGAAAAGAAAT GATTCTTCTATGGCAGCACGGAAGCTTGCGATGAATGTTATAGAACATTGTGCAGGAAAACTTGAGCCTTGCATAATGCAGTTTCTTGTATCATCACTATCAGGCGATAACAGTTATTTGAACAAATCACTTGACCATCACGAAGTCATCTATGATATATATCAGTGTGCACCCCAGATTCTCACAGGAATCACTCCTTATATTACAGGAGAGTTGCTG ACAGATAAGTTAGATGTTCGGCTGAAAGCGGTGCAATTACTTGGTGACCTGTTTGCTTTACCTGGGGTATCAATCTCTGAATGTTTTCAGCCACTCTTCTCTGAGTTTTTAAAGAGATTGACTGATAGGGTAGTGGAAGTCCGTATTTCTGTAATTGAACACTTGAAGCATTGCCTGATATCAAATCCTTCCCGACCTGAAGCTCCTCAGATCATCA AGGCACTAAGCGATCGATTGTTGGATTATGATGAAAATGTTCGGAAACAAGTTGTTTCTGCAGTTTATGATGTGGCTTGCCATGCATTGAAAGTTATTCCAGCTGAGATAGCTAGGCTGGTCGCAGAACGCCTTCGAGACAAATCT CTGTCTGTCAAAAGATATACCATGGAGAGGTTGGCTGATCTATACAAACTTAATTGCGTAAAGAGCCCTGAGagcttgatagatattgaagattttGAGTGGATACCGGGGAAGATATTGAGATGCTTATATGACAAAGATTTTAG ATCGGAGACGATCGAGCTTATTTTGTGTGGTTCTTTGTTCCCATCTGAGTTCTCAATCAAAGATAAAGTGAAACATTGGATAACAATTTTCTCAAGGTTTGATAAAGTTGAGGTCAAGGCCCTTGAACAGGTTCTTTTGCAAAAGCACAG GTTACAGCAAGAAATGCAGAAGTATCTCTCTCTTAGACAGGCACATCAG GAAGATGCCCCTGACCTCCAAAAGAGAATTTCTGGCTCCTTCCGTATCATGTCTCGCTTGTTCAGTGATCCTGCAAAGGCCGAGGAGAGTTTTCTGACTCTCAATCAGCTAAAAGATGTGAATATATGGAAAATTCTGATGAGCCTACTTGATCCTAGCACTAGTTTCTGTCAAGCATGGTCATATCGG GATGAATTGCTTAAGATCCTTGGAGAAAGACACCCACTTTATGATTTTATGGGAATGCTTTCAATAAAATGTTCATATCTATTATTCAATAAGGAGTATGTTAAGGAGATTCTTTCAGAAGCTGCTGCACAACAATCTGTTGGAAATACGAAGCTCATGTCATCATGCATGAATCTACTTACG GTTATTTCGAGTTTCTCTCCCCTGCTTTTGGCTGGCTGTGAAGAAGATCTCGTTCGTCTTCTAAAAGAGGATAATGAAATAATTAAAGAAGGTATTTCTCATGTTTTGGCAAGGGCTGGTGGAATCATTCGTGAACAGCTGGCGCTGACTTCAAG TTCTGTTGAGCTACTGTTGGAAAGGCTATGTTTAGAGGGTACACGGAAACAAGCAAAATATTCTGTACAGGCCCTCGCAGCAATAACTAAAGATGATGGTCTAAAGTCCCTCTCTGTTCTATACAAG AGGCTTGTGGATATGTTGGAGGAGAAAACACACTTACCAGCGATATTGCAATCCCTGGGATGTATAGCACAGACTGCATTGCCAGTTTTTGAAACCAGAGAGGATGAAATTGTAGGGTTCATAAGGAGTAAAATCCTCGAAAGTAGTAAT AAGGATGATGGAGCTTCTACACAAAAGACTGAATGCAGTGAAAGGAGTGAACTTTGTTTATTGAAG ATCTTTGGCATTAAGACTTTGGTGAAGAGCTACTTGCCTGCCAAAGATGCTCATTTACGACCAGGAATTGAAAAACTAGTGGAGATCCTTAAAAACATTCTTTTATTTGGGGATATTTCAAATAATATAGAATCAAG TGCTGCTGATAAGGTCCATTTGAAGCTTGCTTCGGCAAAGGCTGTTCTTCGGTTGTCAAGGCATTGGGATCACAAGATACCTATTGATGTTTTTTATATGACCTTAAGAATGCCACAG GATATCCATCCTCAGTCTAGGAAATTATTCCTCAATAAAGTGCATCAGTATATTAAGGAAAGGCTGCtggatgcaaaatatgcttgttCCTTCTTGTTAAATATAAACGATTATCACACTCCAGAATATGAAGAg TGCAAACAAAATCTACTTGAAGTAGTACAAGTATGCCAGCAACTTAAGGTACGACAACTTTCTATGCAATGCGAGATGAACATGCTGGTGGCTTATCCAGAATATATCCTTGCATATTTGGTCCATGCCCTTGCACATCATCCTTCGTGTCCAAATATTGAAGAGTGCATGGATGTTCAAGCATTTGAACCCACTTACTG GCGGTTGCATTTGTTTCTTTCTACGTTGTTGCATGGAGATGAAGGTCGACAATCTGGTGGTGTTTCCAACTGGAAAAAGGAGAGTTTTACTGCAATTGTTTCTATTTTGCACAGTATTAAGAGCTCAGAAGATGTGGTTGATGAAGCAAAGTCAAAA ACATCACATGCTATATGTGATCTTGGTCTTACAATTGCAAAGAGATTGGTTCAAGACCAGACAGATATTTCAGTAATCAGTGCAGTTCCCCTCCCACATACGTTATACAAGTTTGTCGAGAAAAACAAAGATGTGATCTCTGTG GATGCTGATGAACAGAGCTGGTTGGGTGGTGAGAGTGCCATGGCCCATTTCGAAGCActtaaaattgaaaataaagaaaTG ATTGATTCAGGTGCTGCCAAGGATGATATGGCCCTAGAGAGGAGTGATAAAGATGGTGATGAAGTGCCTCtaggagagatgatgaaaattcttAAATCTCAGGGACCCAAGAAGAAGAAAACAATCAAAAAGAACAGTTCAccttttgatattaaaaaaatggaACATGAAGTTGATGTTCTAGGAGTTGTAAGGGAAATAAATTTGGATAATTTGGAAAGAGCCCAGAACGTGGAAACAGGGACCAAAGATCCTGAGTATTTTGGAAGTGGGCAGAcgtcaaaaataaataataatgaaaAACTTACAGTAtctggaaaaagaaaaagggacaaAACTACAATTGAAGTAGTAGTGCCAACTCCTAAACGTAAAAGGTCCATTTCTGTGCAAAGGTCTCATTCTGCAAAGGGCCAGAAAGGAAGCAGAGGAATTCCTTCTTCACAATCTATTGAGATGGATGAGAAGACACATATCTCCTTGGGACAAAAGTTGTTCACCGATAAAGGCCTGACTGAGTCTACTGATTCAGACTTGTTAGCCTCTTGCCTGCCCATGGTTAAAAGCAGCTCATCCAGAAATGGAAAGAAAGATGCTGATGGTTTGCTTGCTGAGAAACTTGTCAGCAATGACCAAAAG AAATCTTCCAGTCCGGTAGATTCTGATAAAAAATCTAGTCAACCCTTACTTGGTTCAATTAAAAAGCGTAAAGTAAGAAGCATTGCTGGTTTAGGGAAG TGTTCATCACATAGCGATGAATTGAGTGATTCAGAATTGGTTGGATccagaataaaagtttggtggcCGTTGGATAAGCA GTTCTATGAAGGTGTTGTACAATCTTATGATCCAGGAAAGAAAAAACATGTG ATATTGTATGATGATGGAGATGTGGAAGTGCTTCACTTAGCCAAGGAGAAGTGGGAAGTTATCAGTAATGGATGCATGCCAAAAAAG CGACCAAAATCCAAACATGCATCCCCACATGAAGAACT GTCACCAGAGAAGACAGGTGACAAAAGCAACCAAGCTGATTCTAAACAAAAAAAGAACAGCATGAAGAA ATCTTCATCTtctaaaatcaaaagaaaaagtaCTCCAAGAAAACGTAAAGTAAATAACAGAAAAAGAGTATCAGAAAGTAATGTTAATGCAGATATGAGCGACATGGATAGCAGGGGTGATTCTGATTTATCAAGTGTCCGTCCACCTTCTGGGTCTGATGTTGATGATGCCAACTCAG ATAGGCTTGAAGGGAAAGAAGAACATGCAATGTTAGAAGTTGGAAAGAAAACTGAAGGGAGCTTCAAAGAGGATTCAGAAGAGCCGGTGGAAGAAGACAAGCAAGATTATTCTGGCTTAGATGGCACAGGAGATTCCGATGATGAACCTCTT AGTGCATGGAAGCAAGGTGCTGGAAAAGCCACGTAA
- the LOC105049958 gene encoding sister chromatid cohesion protein PDS5 homolog A isoform X1, translating into MAQKLQQQLRDVGSKLESPPASKDALVKLLKQAANCLSEIDQSPLPSMLDSMRPCLNAIAKQELLKHQDREVKVLVATCICEITRITAPEAPYSDDVLRDIFHLIVSTFSGLGDINSSSFGRRVVILETLARYRSCVVMLDLECNDLIYEMFSTFFSVVSDDHPQNVFTSMQTIMVLILDESEDIQDNLLSIILSALGRKRNDSSMAARKLAMNVIEHCAGKLEPCIMQFLVSSLSGDNSYLNKSLDHHEVIYDIYQCAPQILTGITPYITGELLTDKLDVRLKAVQLLGDLFALPGVSISECFQPLFSEFLKRLTDRVVEVRISVIEHLKHCLISNPSRPEAPQIIKALSDRLLDYDENVRKQVVSAVYDVACHALKVIPAEIARLVAERLRDKSLSVKRYTMERLADLYKLNCVKSPESLIDIEDFEWIPGKILRCLYDKDFRSETIELILCGSLFPSEFSIKDKVKHWITIFSRFDKVEVKALEQVLLQKHRLQQEMQKYLSLRQAHQEDAPDLQKRISGSFRIMSRLFSDPAKAEESFLTLNQLKDVNIWKILMSLLDPSTSFCQAWSYRDELLKILGERHPLYDFMGMLSIKCSYLLFNKEYVKEILSEAAAQQSVGNTKLMSSCMNLLTVISSFSPLLLAGCEEDLVRLLKEDNEIIKEGISHVLARAGGIIREQLALTSSSVELLLERLCLEGTRKQAKYSVQALAAITKDDGLKSLSVLYKVFMRLVDMLEEKTHLPAILQSLGCIAQTALPVFETREDEIVGFIRSKILESSNKDDGASTQKTECSERSELCLLKIFGIKTLVKSYLPAKDAHLRPGIEKLVEILKNILLFGDISNNIESSAADKVHLKLASAKAVLRLSRHWDHKIPIDVFYMTLRMPQDIHPQSRKLFLNKVHQYIKERLLDAKYACSFLLNINDYHTPEYEECKQNLLEVVQVCQQLKVRQLSMQCEMNMLVAYPEYILAYLVHALAHHPSCPNIEECMDVQAFEPTYWRLHLFLSTLLHGDEGRQSGGVSNWKKESFTAIVSILHSIKSSEDVVDEAKSKTSHAICDLGLTIAKRLVQDQTDISVISAVPLPHTLYKFVEKNKDVISVDADEQSWLGGESAMAHFEALKIENKEMIDSGAAKDDMALERSDKDGDEVPLGEMMKILKSQGPKKKKTIKKNSSPFDIKKMEHEVDVLGVVREINLDNLERAQNVETGTKDPEYFGSGQTSKINNNEKLTVSGKRKRDKTTIEVVVPTPKRKRSISVQRSHSAKGQKGSRGIPSSQSIEMDEKTHISLGQKLFTDKGLTESTDSDLLASCLPMVKSSSSRNGKKDADGLLAEKLVSNDQKKSSSPVDSDKKSSQPLLGSIKKRKVRSIAGLGKCSSHSDELSDSELVGSRIKVWWPLDKQFYEGVVQSYDPGKKKHVILYDDGDVEVLHLAKEKWEVISNGCMPKKRPKSKHASPHEELSPEKTGDKSNQADSKQKKNSMKKSSSSKIKRKSTPRKRKVNNRKRVSESNVNADMSDMDSRGDSDLSSVRPPSGSDVDDANSDRLEGKEEHAMLEVGKKTEGSFKEDSEEPVEEDKQDYSGLDGTGDSDDEPLSAWKQGAGKAT; encoded by the exons ATGGCGCAGAAGCTGCAGCAGCAGCTGAGGGACGTGGGGTCGAAGCTCGAGAGCCCTCCCGCTTCCAAAGATGCTCTGGTTAAGCTCTTAAAG CAAGCTGCAAACTGCCTCTCCGAGATAGATCAGTCACCGTTGCCGTCAATGTTGGATTCAATGCGGCCTTGCCTTAATGCAATTGCCAAACAAGAATTGCTGAAACATCAAGATAGGGAAGTCAAAGTTCTGGTAGCAACCTGCATTTGTGAAATCACCAGAATAACTGCACCAGAAGCTCCTTACAGTGATGATGTTCTAAGG GACATATTTCATTTGATTGTTAGTACTTTTAGTGGATTAGGTGATATTAACAGTTCATCATTTGGAAGGAGAGTTGTTATCTTAGAGACACTCGCAAGATACAGGTCATGTGTTGTGATGTTGGATCTTGAATGTAATGATCTCATATATGAAATGTTCAGTACATTTTTCTCTGTTGTCAG TGATGATCATCCACAAAATGTTTTTACATCAATGCAAACAATCATGGTCCTTATTCTGGATGAGAGTGAGGATATACAGGATAATTTGTTAAGTATCATCCTCTCTGCTTTGGGTCGGAAAAGAAAT GATTCTTCTATGGCAGCACGGAAGCTTGCGATGAATGTTATAGAACATTGTGCAGGAAAACTTGAGCCTTGCATAATGCAGTTTCTTGTATCATCACTATCAGGCGATAACAGTTATTTGAACAAATCACTTGACCATCACGAAGTCATCTATGATATATATCAGTGTGCACCCCAGATTCTCACAGGAATCACTCCTTATATTACAGGAGAGTTGCTG ACAGATAAGTTAGATGTTCGGCTGAAAGCGGTGCAATTACTTGGTGACCTGTTTGCTTTACCTGGGGTATCAATCTCTGAATGTTTTCAGCCACTCTTCTCTGAGTTTTTAAAGAGATTGACTGATAGGGTAGTGGAAGTCCGTATTTCTGTAATTGAACACTTGAAGCATTGCCTGATATCAAATCCTTCCCGACCTGAAGCTCCTCAGATCATCA AGGCACTAAGCGATCGATTGTTGGATTATGATGAAAATGTTCGGAAACAAGTTGTTTCTGCAGTTTATGATGTGGCTTGCCATGCATTGAAAGTTATTCCAGCTGAGATAGCTAGGCTGGTCGCAGAACGCCTTCGAGACAAATCT CTGTCTGTCAAAAGATATACCATGGAGAGGTTGGCTGATCTATACAAACTTAATTGCGTAAAGAGCCCTGAGagcttgatagatattgaagattttGAGTGGATACCGGGGAAGATATTGAGATGCTTATATGACAAAGATTTTAG ATCGGAGACGATCGAGCTTATTTTGTGTGGTTCTTTGTTCCCATCTGAGTTCTCAATCAAAGATAAAGTGAAACATTGGATAACAATTTTCTCAAGGTTTGATAAAGTTGAGGTCAAGGCCCTTGAACAGGTTCTTTTGCAAAAGCACAG GTTACAGCAAGAAATGCAGAAGTATCTCTCTCTTAGACAGGCACATCAG GAAGATGCCCCTGACCTCCAAAAGAGAATTTCTGGCTCCTTCCGTATCATGTCTCGCTTGTTCAGTGATCCTGCAAAGGCCGAGGAGAGTTTTCTGACTCTCAATCAGCTAAAAGATGTGAATATATGGAAAATTCTGATGAGCCTACTTGATCCTAGCACTAGTTTCTGTCAAGCATGGTCATATCGG GATGAATTGCTTAAGATCCTTGGAGAAAGACACCCACTTTATGATTTTATGGGAATGCTTTCAATAAAATGTTCATATCTATTATTCAATAAGGAGTATGTTAAGGAGATTCTTTCAGAAGCTGCTGCACAACAATCTGTTGGAAATACGAAGCTCATGTCATCATGCATGAATCTACTTACG GTTATTTCGAGTTTCTCTCCCCTGCTTTTGGCTGGCTGTGAAGAAGATCTCGTTCGTCTTCTAAAAGAGGATAATGAAATAATTAAAGAAGGTATTTCTCATGTTTTGGCAAGGGCTGGTGGAATCATTCGTGAACAGCTGGCGCTGACTTCAAG TTCTGTTGAGCTACTGTTGGAAAGGCTATGTTTAGAGGGTACACGGAAACAAGCAAAATATTCTGTACAGGCCCTCGCAGCAATAACTAAAGATGATGGTCTAAAGTCCCTCTCTGTTCTATACAAGGTCTTCATG AGGCTTGTGGATATGTTGGAGGAGAAAACACACTTACCAGCGATATTGCAATCCCTGGGATGTATAGCACAGACTGCATTGCCAGTTTTTGAAACCAGAGAGGATGAAATTGTAGGGTTCATAAGGAGTAAAATCCTCGAAAGTAGTAAT AAGGATGATGGAGCTTCTACACAAAAGACTGAATGCAGTGAAAGGAGTGAACTTTGTTTATTGAAG ATCTTTGGCATTAAGACTTTGGTGAAGAGCTACTTGCCTGCCAAAGATGCTCATTTACGACCAGGAATTGAAAAACTAGTGGAGATCCTTAAAAACATTCTTTTATTTGGGGATATTTCAAATAATATAGAATCAAG TGCTGCTGATAAGGTCCATTTGAAGCTTGCTTCGGCAAAGGCTGTTCTTCGGTTGTCAAGGCATTGGGATCACAAGATACCTATTGATGTTTTTTATATGACCTTAAGAATGCCACAG GATATCCATCCTCAGTCTAGGAAATTATTCCTCAATAAAGTGCATCAGTATATTAAGGAAAGGCTGCtggatgcaaaatatgcttgttCCTTCTTGTTAAATATAAACGATTATCACACTCCAGAATATGAAGAg TGCAAACAAAATCTACTTGAAGTAGTACAAGTATGCCAGCAACTTAAGGTACGACAACTTTCTATGCAATGCGAGATGAACATGCTGGTGGCTTATCCAGAATATATCCTTGCATATTTGGTCCATGCCCTTGCACATCATCCTTCGTGTCCAAATATTGAAGAGTGCATGGATGTTCAAGCATTTGAACCCACTTACTG GCGGTTGCATTTGTTTCTTTCTACGTTGTTGCATGGAGATGAAGGTCGACAATCTGGTGGTGTTTCCAACTGGAAAAAGGAGAGTTTTACTGCAATTGTTTCTATTTTGCACAGTATTAAGAGCTCAGAAGATGTGGTTGATGAAGCAAAGTCAAAA ACATCACATGCTATATGTGATCTTGGTCTTACAATTGCAAAGAGATTGGTTCAAGACCAGACAGATATTTCAGTAATCAGTGCAGTTCCCCTCCCACATACGTTATACAAGTTTGTCGAGAAAAACAAAGATGTGATCTCTGTG GATGCTGATGAACAGAGCTGGTTGGGTGGTGAGAGTGCCATGGCCCATTTCGAAGCActtaaaattgaaaataaagaaaTG ATTGATTCAGGTGCTGCCAAGGATGATATGGCCCTAGAGAGGAGTGATAAAGATGGTGATGAAGTGCCTCtaggagagatgatgaaaattcttAAATCTCAGGGACCCAAGAAGAAGAAAACAATCAAAAAGAACAGTTCAccttttgatattaaaaaaatggaACATGAAGTTGATGTTCTAGGAGTTGTAAGGGAAATAAATTTGGATAATTTGGAAAGAGCCCAGAACGTGGAAACAGGGACCAAAGATCCTGAGTATTTTGGAAGTGGGCAGAcgtcaaaaataaataataatgaaaAACTTACAGTAtctggaaaaagaaaaagggacaaAACTACAATTGAAGTAGTAGTGCCAACTCCTAAACGTAAAAGGTCCATTTCTGTGCAAAGGTCTCATTCTGCAAAGGGCCAGAAAGGAAGCAGAGGAATTCCTTCTTCACAATCTATTGAGATGGATGAGAAGACACATATCTCCTTGGGACAAAAGTTGTTCACCGATAAAGGCCTGACTGAGTCTACTGATTCAGACTTGTTAGCCTCTTGCCTGCCCATGGTTAAAAGCAGCTCATCCAGAAATGGAAAGAAAGATGCTGATGGTTTGCTTGCTGAGAAACTTGTCAGCAATGACCAAAAG AAATCTTCCAGTCCGGTAGATTCTGATAAAAAATCTAGTCAACCCTTACTTGGTTCAATTAAAAAGCGTAAAGTAAGAAGCATTGCTGGTTTAGGGAAG TGTTCATCACATAGCGATGAATTGAGTGATTCAGAATTGGTTGGATccagaataaaagtttggtggcCGTTGGATAAGCA GTTCTATGAAGGTGTTGTACAATCTTATGATCCAGGAAAGAAAAAACATGTG ATATTGTATGATGATGGAGATGTGGAAGTGCTTCACTTAGCCAAGGAGAAGTGGGAAGTTATCAGTAATGGATGCATGCCAAAAAAG CGACCAAAATCCAAACATGCATCCCCACATGAAGAACT GTCACCAGAGAAGACAGGTGACAAAAGCAACCAAGCTGATTCTAAACAAAAAAAGAACAGCATGAAGAA ATCTTCATCTtctaaaatcaaaagaaaaagtaCTCCAAGAAAACGTAAAGTAAATAACAGAAAAAGAGTATCAGAAAGTAATGTTAATGCAGATATGAGCGACATGGATAGCAGGGGTGATTCTGATTTATCAAGTGTCCGTCCACCTTCTGGGTCTGATGTTGATGATGCCAACTCAG ATAGGCTTGAAGGGAAAGAAGAACATGCAATGTTAGAAGTTGGAAAGAAAACTGAAGGGAGCTTCAAAGAGGATTCAGAAGAGCCGGTGGAAGAAGACAAGCAAGATTATTCTGGCTTAGATGGCACAGGAGATTCCGATGATGAACCTCTT AGTGCATGGAAGCAAGGTGCTGGAAAAGCCACGTAA